One window from the genome of Salvia miltiorrhiza cultivar Shanhuang (shh) chromosome 7, IMPLAD_Smil_shh, whole genome shotgun sequence encodes:
- the LOC130991728 gene encoding F-box protein At5g03100-like: MDSWQSYDHRDRLSALPDSLILMILSLSETVDAVRTTVLSKRWRDLWTTVPRLKFVRGNRHFIRQVLAKWRGAKIVSFYLSVRSHPSDLASWMLFVAEKQVEELYIDFGPHTHADFYPPQRLYSCSSITELHLGLCCWLEIEGSVQWNRLKSLYIQVPDSSCYDAIRKILVAAPLLEEMTLFIGKINENLTIRSTSLKKLSILNHWMVNADIMAMLRIEAPNLLTLQIWGANVVNGGSFLFDVPSLTEASFSRFCEEYDPPLEMFYNLLRSICHIKKFELSEWNIKLLLTLKNQDMVIQFPNAEFLEHNFIHARGRLDLLEILDLLEMFPKLKIFKFLQHPQILQDFNPIVETPFRRPSLLHLNTVEISWSTKDPAVIPFIEFILQNAPLLHKLVFRFSRYRACFDRKRFLMIQEKVRSMPRSSPTAEVIIIDK, translated from the exons atggattcgtGGCAGTCTTATGATCACCGTGATCGGCTAAGTGCGTTACCGGACTCCTTAATCCTCATGATTCTTTCACTGTCGGAAACGGTGGATGCTGTTAGGACAACAGTTCTCTCCAAACGTTGGAGAGATCTTTGGACCACCGTTCCCCGTCTGAAATTTGTACGTGGTAATCGACATTTTATTCGTCAAGTTCTCGCAAAATGGAGAGGTGCGAAGATCGTGAGCTTCTACCTTTCTGTTCGGAGTCATCCTAGTGATCTTGCTTCATGGATGCTTTTTGTGGCTGAAAAACAAGTTGAAGAGCTATACATAGATTTTGGACCTCATACCCATGCCGATTTCTACCCTCCTCAGCGTTTGTATTCATGCTCGTCCATCACAGAATTACACCTTGGTTTATGTTGTTGGTTGGAGATTGAGGGGAGTGTGCAGTGGAATCGTCTCAAGAGTTTATATATTCAAGTTCCGGATTCCTCGTGTTATGATGCCATCCGCAAAATTCTCGTGGCCGCCCCTCTCTTGGAAGAGATGACATTGTTTATTGGTAAAATTAATGAAAACCTCACTATCCGATCTACTAGTTTGAAGAAGCTCAGTATCCTCAACCATTGGATGGTTAATGCTGACATAATGGCAATGCTGAGAATTGaggctcctaatctcttgactCTACAAATTTGGGGAGCAAATGTTGTTAATGGTGGTAGTTTTTTGTTTGATGTCCCTTCTTTGACTGAAGCTTCTTTTAGTCGATTTTGTGAAGAGTATGATCCGCCTCTTGAAATGTTCTATAACCTTCTCCGAAGCATTTGCCATATTAAGAAGTTTGAATTATCGGAGTGGAACATTAAG TTGCTTCTCACCCTGAAGAATCAAGATATGGTTATCCAATTTCCAAATGCTGAGTTTCTAGAACACAACTTCATTCACGCACGTGGTCGTCTTGATCTTCTAGAGATTCTTGATCTTCTTGAGATGTTCCCTAAACTGaagatttttaaatttcttcaaCACCCCCAG ATTTTGCAGGATTTTAATCCCATCGTTGAGACGCCATTCCGCCGTCCCTCACTGCTCCATCTAAATACAGTTGAGATTAGTTGGTCCACAAAAGATCCCGCAGTAATTCCATTTATAGAATTTATCTTGCAAAATGCTCCCTTGCTCCACAAACTTGTGTTTCGTTTTTCAAGGTATAGAGCTTGTTTTGATCGTAAGCGTTTCCTAATGATACAAGAGAAGGTGCGAAGTATGCCGAGATCCTCCCCAACTGCAGAGGTTATTATAATCGATAAATGA